From one Acipenser ruthenus chromosome 21, fAciRut3.2 maternal haplotype, whole genome shotgun sequence genomic stretch:
- the LOC131699163 gene encoding zinc finger protein 710-like, which translates to MEQLINSGTQTDPVVVLSLAQAAVLGLISQNEVFGATIAPNGFYTGEPKESPPPQPEELEYGFTDQLIGANGDYLPEPEDGEGPNAEERRKPGPKGKGKRKREESSGSEGLDSEEALKVKGEGCAKTDCNQKPASPGTGDGMKMIDLCCFKSNPPHLVTPVTRHKHKQNGNCCPSCKDGKTRLEEEEEEEENKDHSEPSEESQDSPVLSQYFEPSEVGYESGEAAGPEGEFDENSQNMSWQEQTDSEGNAQHNRRVQIDRLDINVQIDESYCVDMGEGLKRWKCRMCDKSYTSKYNLVTHILGHSGIKPHECPHCGKLFKQPSHLQTHLLTHQGTRPHKCDVCKKAFTQTSHLKRHMLQHTDIKPYSCCFCGRGFAYPSELKAHETKHENGHCHVCVECGLDFPALSQLKRHLATHQGPTSYECSECSKSFHYRSQLQNHLMKHQNIRPFVCSECGMEFSQIHHLKQHALTHKGVKEFKCDVCSREFTLSANLKRHMLIHASVRPYQCHICFKTFIQKQTLKTHMIVHLPVKPFKCKVCGKSFNRMYNLLGHMHLHAGSKPFKCPYCSSKFNLKGNLSRHMKVKHGIVDISLDGQDILDMNSSENPDMEGQEDYEEDNSYDYTESENPDNTQDISKLSEEAMKEMGYYDFEKETDRYPMA; encoded by the exons ATGGAACAGTTGATCAATAGTGGAACTCAGACAGACCCAGTGGTCGTGCTTTCCCTGGCGCAGGCAGCTGTTTTAGGCTTGATTTCTCAGAACGAAGTGTTTGGAGCCACCATAGCCCCCAATGGCTTCTACACCGGAGAACCCAAAGAGTCCCCTCCTCCACAGCCGGAGGAACTGGAATACGGTTTTACTGACCAGCTCATCGGGGCCAATGGAGACTACCTTCCAGAGCCAGAGGATGGGGAGGGCCCGAacgcagaggagaggaggaaaCCCGGCCCGAAAGGGAAAGGGAAAAGAAAGCGGGAGGAGTCCTCGGGGTCTGAAGGTCTGGACTCGGAGGAGGCCCTGAAGGTCAAAGGAGAGGGCTGCGCTAAAACAGACTGCAACCAGAAACCAGCCAGCCCTGGCACTGGGGACGGGATGAAAATGATCGACCTGTGCTGCTTCAAAAGCAATCCTCCACACCTAGTCACTCCTGTAACACGTCACAAGCACAAGCAGAACGGGAACTGCTGTCCCAGCTGCAAGGACGGGAAAACCAGacttgaggaggaggaggaggaggaggagaataaGGACCACTCTGAACCCAGCGAAGAGAGCCAGGACAGCCCTGTCTTGAGCCAGTACTTCGAGCCCAGTGAAGTGGGGTACGAGTCCGGGGAGGCGGCTGGGCCGGAGGGTGAGTTTGATGAGAACAGCCAGAACATGAGCTGGCAGGAACAGACGGACAGCGAGGGAAACGCTCAGCACAACCGGCGGGTGCAGATTGACCGGCTGGACATCAACGTGCAGATCGACGAGTCCTACTGCGTCGACATGGGTGAAGGGCTGAAGCGCTGGAAGTGCCGCATGTGTGACAAGTCTTACACCTCCAAGTACAACCTGGTCACGCACATCCTGGGCCACAGCGGCATCAAGCCCCACGAGTGCCCGCACTGTGGCAAGCTCTTCAAGCAGCCCAGCCACCTGCAGACGCACCTCCTCACCCACCAGGGCACCCGGCCGCACAAGTGCGACGTCTGCAAAAAGGCCTTCACTCAGACCAGCCACCTCAAGAGGCACATGCTGCAGCACACGGACATCAAGCCCTACAGCTGCTGCTTCTGCGGGCGCGGCTTCGCTTACCCCAGCGAGCTGAAAGCCCACGAGACGAAACACGAGAATGGGCACTGCCACGTGTGCGTGGAATGTGGGCTGGACTTCCCCGCGCTGAGCCAGCTCAAGAGGCACCTGGCAACGCACCAGGGCCCCACCTCCTACGAGTGCTCAGAGTGCAGCAAGTCCTTCCACTACCGCAGCCAGCTGCAGAACCACCTGATGAAGCACCAGAACATCCGGCCGTTCGTCTGCAGCGAGTGCGGCATGGAGTTCTCCCAGATCCACCACCTGAAACAGCACGCGCTCACACACAAG GGTGTAAAAGAATTCAAATGTGACGTGTGCTCACGAGAGTTCACGCTGTCGGCCAACCTGAAGAGGCACATGCTAATTCACGCCAGCGTGCGGCCCTACCAGTGCCACATCTGCTTTAAAACCTTTATTCAGAAACAGACGCTCAAGACACACATGATTGTCCACTTACCTGTCAAACCTTTCAAATGCAAG gtCTGTGGAAAGTCCTTTAACCGAATGTACAACCTCCTGGGCCACATGCACCTCCATGCAGGCAGCAAGCCTTTCAAGTGCCCGTACTGCTCCAGTAAATTCAACCTGAAAGGCAACCTGAGCCGACACATGAAGGTCAAGCATGGCATCGTGGACATCTCTCTGGATGGGCAAG ACATTCTGGACATGAACAGCTCTGAAAACCCTGACATGGAGGGTCAGGAAGACTATGAGGAAGATAATTCCTATGATTACACTGAATCCGAAAACCCTGACAACACACAAGACATTTCCAAACTGTCTGAGGAGGCCATGAAAGAAATGGGGTACTATGACTTTGAGAAGGAGACCGACAGATACCCCATGGCTTGA